From the genome of Proteus vulgaris, one region includes:
- a CDS encoding DNA polymerase III subunit theta, whose protein sequence is MPVVAVDVERQQPAHLREYFNERLAFYRERSKKLPDGNSVQYLKTE, encoded by the coding sequence ATGCCAGTTGTTGCCGTAGACGTTGAACGACAACAACCAGCACATTTGCGCGAGTATTTTAATGAACGATTAGCGTTTTATCGTGAGAGAAGCAAGAAACTGCCAGATGGTAATTCAGTGCAGTATTTGAAAACGGAGTAG